Proteins encoded in a region of the Zea mays cultivar B73 chromosome 2, Zm-B73-REFERENCE-NAM-5.0, whole genome shotgun sequence genome:
- the LOC100193183 gene encoding Polyadenylate-binding protein RBP45-like, with the protein MASPYSLSWADAPPYHYHGRPQPAPDSPASSDGAGPRSLWIGGLLPWMDEDYLYGCFTTSRELLSLVIKRNKQTGQSEGFGFLKFSDHTAAAHILKSYNGQKMPNAVQDFKLNWATQQPAPKKLPDPDFKLDLATQQERHAAVDSSSDHSIFVGDLAYNVTGYMLHHVFKARYPSVKSAKIIFDKFTGLSKCYGFVQFGDVDEQIQALTEMNGAYCSTRPMRIGPVPKKKNSFRSKQWTESYHDANNSRLFVGQLDQSVTSEDLMQAFSPYGELVDVKALPGKGCGFVTYSNRASAEEAIRMLNGSQLGGKAIKLSWGYPSADKQAQRNSGGGFGRDCFVWSPQYPYAYAQTCQPGYGY; encoded by the exons ATGGCTTCGCCGTACTCGCTCAGCTGGGCCGACGCGCCGCCCTACCACTACCACGGGAGACCCCAGCCAGCGCCCGACTCACCCGCATCCTCCGACGGGGCCGGGCCCCGCTCGCTCTGGATCGGCGGCCTGCTGCCATGGATGGACGAGGACTACCTCTACGGCTGCTTCACCACCTCGCGCGAG CTTCTTTCCCTTGTCATCAAACGGAACAAGCAGACTGGCCAATCAGAGGGCTTTGGCTTCCTCAAATTTTCTGACCATACCGCCGCTGCTCATATTCTCAAGTCTTACAATGGTCAGAAGATGCCTAACGCTGTTCAAGATTTCAAGCTCAACTGGGCCACCCAACAACCTGCTCCCAAGAAACTTCCTGATCCAGATTTCAAGCTCGACCTGGCCACGCAGCAGGAGAGGCATGCCGCCGTTGATTCCTCATCTGATCATTCCATATTCGTTGGGGACTTGGCCTACAATGTTACAGGATACATGCTACACCATGTGTTCAAGGCCCGCTACCCATCAGTGAAGAGCGCAAAAATCATCTTTGACAAGTTCACTGGCCTCTCAAAATGCTATGGATTTGTTCAGTTTGGAGATGTCGATGAGCAGATACAAGCACTGACAGAAATGAATGGAGCCTACTGTTCTACCAGGCCTATGCGGATTGGACCTGTTCCCAAGAAGAAAA ATTCTTTCCGCAGCAAACAGTGGACTGAGTCTTATCACGATGCAAACAATTCAAGG CTATTTGTTGGGCAACTTGACCAAAGTGTGACTTCTGAAGATCTGATGCAAGCCTTTAGTCCATATGGGGAGCTTGTTGATGTGAAGGCATTACCAGGGAAGGGCTGTGGGTTTGTCACGTACTCTAACAG GGCATCAGCAGAGGAAGCCATTAGAATGCTGAATGGAAGTCAGCTGGGAGGTAAAGCCATAAAACTTTCGTGGGGTTACCCTTCTGCTGACAAGCAG GCTCAAAGGAACAGCGGCGGCGGGTTCGGACGCGACTGCTTCGTTTGGTCTCCTCAGTATCCCTACGCTTACGCTCAGACATGCCAACCGGGATATGGATATTAA
- the LOC100279488 gene encoding Tobamovirus multiplication protein 1-like codes for MRRDLASSFATAASSSSAADALRGWWDDVNESPQCQDAAFFSLAAAYALVSAVALIQLVRIQRRVPEFGWTTQKVFHLMNFLVNGVRALVFGFHVHVFLLRAKVYKLVLLDLPGLLFFSTYTLLVLFWAEIYHQARSLPTDKLRPAYIAVNTIIYVVQVCIWIYLGINDNAVVELASKIFIVAVSFVALLGFSVYGGRLFVLLRRFPIESKGRQKKLYEVGTVTAICVTCFLIRCVVVALSAFDADVSLEVLDHPVLDFFYYMLAEILPSALVLFVLRKLPPKRVSAQYHPIN; via the exons ATGAGGAGGGACCTCGCATCCTCCTTCGCTACCGCCGCATCCTCTTCCTCGGCAGCCGACGCGCTCCGGGGCTGGTGGGATGACGTCAACGAGTCGCCCCAGTGCCAGGACGCGGCCTTCTTCTCCCTCGCCGCCGCCTACGCCCTCGTCTCCGCCGTCGCACTG ATTCAGCTCGTCAGGATCCAGCGCCGGGTGCCCGAGTTCGGATGGACCACGCAGAAGGTCTTCCACCTCATGAACTTCCTTGTCAACGGGG TCCGTGCTCTGGTATTCGGCTTCCATGTCCACGTCTTCCTCCTCCGCGCAAAA GTATACAAGTTGGTGTTGCTAGATCTCCCTGGTCTGTTGTTTTTCTCCACCTACACCTTGCTCGTGCTCTTCTGGGCAGAAATATACCATCAG GCTAGGAGTCTCCCAACAGACAAGCTGAGGCCTGCATACATTGCCGTTAACACCATCATATACGTTGTTCAG GTTTGCATATGGATATACCTTGGGATAAATGATAATGCTGTGGTCGAGCTAGCCAGCAAAATATTCATCGTAGCTGTCTCCTTCGTTGCGCTTCTTGGCTTTTCAGTATATGGTGGAAG GTTATTTGTCTTGCTGAGACGTTTCCCTATTGAATCTAAGGGGCGGCAAAAGAAGCTTTATGAG GTTGGGACTGTGACAGCAATTTGTGTTACCTGCTTCCTGATAAGATGTGTTGTG GTTGCATTATCTGCGTTTGATGCCGATGTATCTCTCGAGGTTTTGGACCATCCAGTCCTAGATTTCTTCTATTATATG CTTGCGGAGATACTGCCTTCTGCGCTAGTTCTCTTCGTCCTTCGGAAGCTTCCTCCCAAGCGGGTTTCGGCACAATACCACCCTATTAACTAG